From Hylaeus volcanicus isolate JK05 chromosome 2, UHH_iyHylVolc1.0_haploid, whole genome shotgun sequence, the proteins below share one genomic window:
- the LOC128872957 gene encoding poly [ADP-ribose] polymerase produces MDVDLPYSVEYAKSSRSLCQNCRKSIEKDVLRLAVVVQSPVHDGKMPKWYHVSCFFLKQRPKTTADIANFDNIRWDDQKDIEKKIEEASKLPVPASGRGKKRASGSVKNNLLKDFTVQYAKSNKSVCIACEEKIVKEEIRVSKKDFESEKGKRFGGIDRWYHLECFVKVRDEIQFYESGDLLPGIEGLSKDDQKKVKNSLPKIKSDGPPAVKKVKDEPEDAEEETEMKKQNDELFKTRDILSPIKKNDLIAILEKNEQQIPEGVSAILDRLSDVICFGALKPCPKCSGQLVYTSGVGYKCTGDLTEWTKCEYTTQDPKRKKVSIPSDLKESYPDIKLLKTKVKRRIIKVTAPSTSSLVKKEDEVDSGPKIEGKSKPLKHMEFAIIGRTKKDKETLKRNILLLGGDVNARIHENLAAVISTQNEIDKMSKKMEQAKDLNIQVITEDFIDEAKDYTTSAVPLIAKKTISSWGGDLSDRIKSVAEKSVSKSKGKSIFEKSGSGKMKLKLKGGGTVDPDSGVEDIAHVYQSGNTKYTVTLALADIQTKKNSFYKLQILKHDKQNTFWLFRSWGRIGTTIGGTKLDKLALEDCIEQFEHHYEEKSGNRWSQREHFVKVPHKMYPMDVDVEDEVSTQLDSDIKSNLEQPVQDLMKLIFDEGNMKKVMAEFEIDTDKMPLGKLSKKQIQKAYAVLTDLQTLLKNENVERMMLVDASNKFYSLIPHSFGVADPKILDTVEEIHAKCEMLDALLEMEIAYSLLHSKTDQSKNPLDAHYEQLKTDIKVLSKDSKEYTVIQQYVKNTHAQTHTQYELEIEDVFVVNRQGEDTRYKPFKKLNNKKLLWHGSRTTNFAGIISQGLRIAPPEAPVTGYMFGKGIYFADMVSKSANYCCTNSESPTGLLLLCEVALGNMYERYQADYIEKLPSGKHSTLGRGQTEPDPECVYKMEDNVEVPYGPPVRAKLPKKSTLLYNEYIVYDVAQVKARYLLKMKFRYKT; encoded by the exons ATGGATGTCGATTTGCCGTATTCTGTCGAATACGCGAAGAGTTCACGGTCTTTGTGTCAAAATTGCAGGAAATCAATCGAGAAGGATGTGCTGAGGTTGGCCGTTGTTGTACAG AGTCCTGTCCACGATGGAAAGATGCCCAAGTGGTATCACGTCTcttgttttttcttgaaacAGAGGCCAAAGACTACCGCGGACATTGCAAATTTTGATAACATACGTTGGGACGACCAGAAGGATATTGAGAAAAAAATAG AGGAAGCAAGCAAGCTTCCAGTACCTGCGAGCGGAAGAGGGAAGAAACGTGCCAGTGGCAGCGTAAAGAATAACCTTCTGAAAGATTTCACGGTTCAATACGCAAAATCTAACAAATCGGTCTGCATAGCGTGCGAAGAGAAAATAGTGAAAGAGGAGATTAGAGTATCGAAGAAAGATTTCGAAAgcgagaaaggaaaaagattTGGTGGTATCGACAGATGGTATCATCTCGAATGCTTCGTCAAAGTAAGggatgaaatacaattttacgaaAGTGGCGATTTACTGCCTGGTATAGAAGGTCTTTCCAAAGATGATCAGAAGAAAGTTAAAAATTCGTTGCCGAAAATTAAATCCGACGGTCCTCCGGCGGTTAAAAAAGTTAAAGACGAGCCAGAGGATGCGGAGGAAGagacagaaatgaaaaagcaAAATGACGAACTATTTAAAACTAGGGACATCCTGTCTCCCATAAAAAAGAACGATCTTATTGCTATATTAGAGAAAAACGAGCAGCAAATACCGGAAGGAGTATCGGCTATACTGGATCGCTTATCCGATGTAATTTGCTTCGGAGCTTTAAAGCCATGTCCAAAATGCAGCGGACAGCTCGTGTATACTTCAGGGGTTGGATATAAATGTACCGGGGACTTGACAGAATGGACTAAATGCGAATACACGACTCAAGacccaaaaagaaaaaaggtttCGATACCGTCGGATTTGAAAGAGTCATACCCAGATATCAAACTCCTAAAGACCAAAGTCAAAAGGAGGATCATCAAGGTCACCGCGCCATCGACGTCTAGCCTagttaaaaaagaagacgaaGTCGACTCTGGACCTAAAATCGAAGGAAAATCAAAGCCCTTGAAGCATATGGAATTCGCTATTATAGGCCGTACAAAGAAAGATAAAGAgactttgaaaagaaacatattgCTTCTGGGAGGAGACGTAAATGCGAGAATTCACGAAAACTTGGCCGCGGTTATATCCACTCAAAATGAAATAGACAAGATGAGCAAGAAAATGGAACAAGCTAAAGATCTTAATATTCAAGTAATTACCGAAGATTTCATCGACGAAGCGAAAGATTATACGACGTCCGCTGTTCCGCTCATTGCGAAAAAGACGATTTCAAGTTGGGGCGGCGATTTATCCGACAGAATTAAGTCCGTGGCAGAGAAATCCGTCTCGAAAAGTAAAGGTAAAAGTATATTCGAGAAGTCGGGGTCcggtaaaatgaaattgaaattaaagggCGGCGGAACGGTCGATCCGGACAGCGGCGTGGAAGATATTGCGCACGTATACCAAAGCGGTAACACCAAATACACCGTTACATTGGCACTCGCCGACATACAAACTAAAAAGAACAGTTTCTACAAGTTGCAGATTTTGAAGCACGACAAACAGAACACGTTCTGGTTGTTCAGAAGCTGGGGTAGAATAGGAACAACAATTGGTGGTACAAAACTGGATAAGTTAGCGTTGGAAGACTGTATAGAACAGTTTGAGCATCATTACGAAGAAAAGTCTGGGAATAGATGGAGTCAGAGAGAACATTTTGTTAAAGTGCCTCATAAAATGTATCCGATGGACGTCGATGTCGAAGACGAAGTCTCGACGCAATTGGACTCTGACATTAAAAGCAATTTGGAGCAGCCGGTGCAAGATTTGATGAAATTGATATTCGACGAAGGAAACATGAAGAAGGTAATGGCAGAGTTCGAAATCGACACGGATAAAATGCCCCTTGGGAAATTATCGAAGAAACAAATACAGAAAGCGTACGCGGTGTTGACGGATCTCCAGACGTTATTGAAGAACGAAAACGTCGAGCGAATGATGTTGGTTGACGcatctaataaattttacagcTTGATACCTCACAGCTTCGGTGTAGCTGATCCAAAGATCTTGGATACGGTCGAAGAGATTCACGCCAAGTGCGAAATGTTGGATGCGTTACTCGAGATGGAGATCGCATACTCTCTTTTACATTCCAAAACTGACCAATCGAAGAACCCGCTTGACGCTCATTATGAACAGCTTAAGACGGATATCAAAGTATTGAGCAAAGATAGCAAAGAATACACGGTCATTCAACAATACGTGAAGAATACTCACGCGCAAACTCATACGCAATACGAACTCGAAATCGAAGATGTATTTGTTGTTAATAGACAAGGGGAAGATACTAGATACAAGCCATtcaagaaattgaataataagaAGTTACTGTGGCACGGTTCTAGAACCACCAATTTCGCTGGTATAATTTCTCAGGGATTAAGAATAGCTCCACCGGAAGCACCTGTTACGGGTTACATGTTCGGTAAAGGTATATACTTCGCGGATATGGTCTCGAAATCCGCCAACTATTGTTGTACAAACAGCGAAAGTCCTACCGGATTATTGTTACTTTGCGAAGTAGCGTTGGGTAACATGTACGAGAGGTACCAAGCAGATTACATCGAGAAATTGCCGAGCGGCAAACATTCGACGCTTGGTCGCGGACAAACGGAACCCGATCCTGAGTGCGTTTATAAAATGGAAGATAACGTTGAAGTTCCTTATGGTCCACCTGTACGTGCCAAACTACCAAAGAAGTCGACTTTAttgtataatgaatatatcGTGTACGACGTTGCTCAGGTAAAGGCGCGGTActtgttgaaaatgaaattcaggTACAAAACGTAA
- the LOC128872959 gene encoding eukaryotic translation initiation factor 3 subunit I: MKPLMLHGHERAITKIKYNREGDLLFSSSKDKKPNVWYSLNGERLGTFNGHNGSVWCIDVNWDTTRFLSGSGDNSLRVWDCQTGKEIGVLHTNSSVRTCSFSYSANLAVYSTDKALGHQCEMFIIDIRNVDAVLSQDDVISRIAVNGPRISAILWGALDETIITGHEDGEIALWDVRTRKKMSSVKGHKSQINDMQFNKDGTMFVTASKDNTARLFDSESLVLLKTYKTERPVNSATISPIFDHVVLGGGQDAMDVTTTSTRQGKFDSRFFHLVFEEEFARLKGHFGPINSLAFHPNGRSISTGGEDGYVRINTFDQSYFDFHFEY; encoded by the exons ATG AAACCCCTGATGTTACATGGGCACGAACGTGCCATAACAAAAATCAAGTATAATAGAGAGGGAGATTTATTATTCTCGTCGAGTAAAGATAAGAAACCGAATGTTTGGTACTCTTTAAATGGAGAACGCCTTGGAACTTTCAATGGTCACAACGGTTCTGTGTGGTGTATCGATGTTAATTGGGACACAACAAGATTTCTGTCTGGCAGTGGTGATAATTCGCTAAGAGTCTGGGATTGCCAAACTG GAAAAGAAATAGGTGTCCTCCACACGAATAGTTCTGTAAGAACATGTAGCTTCAGTTATTCAGCGAATCTTGCTGTTTACTCTACAGACAAAGCATTGGGTCACCAATGTGAAATGTTTATCATAGACATCAGAAATGTCGATGCCGTATTATCGCAAGACGATGTGATCTCTAGAATTGCAGTCAATGGTCCCAGAATCTCTGCTATATTGTGGGGTGCTTTAGATGAGACAATTATTACTGGACACGAAGATGGTGAAATTGCACTTTGGGACGTACGA acgaggaaaaaaatgtcGAGTGTCAAAGGACACAAATCTCAAATAAACGACatgcaatttaataaagatGGAACCATGTTTGTAACTGCTTCGAAAGATAATACTGCAAGATTATTTGACAGCGAATCATTGGTCTTactaaaaacatataaaacagAAAGACCTGTGAATTCTGCCACAATTTCTCCAATCTTTGATCAC GTGGTTCTTGGAGGTGGTCAAGACGCTATGGACGTAACGACAACGTCCACTCGCCAAGGAAAGTTCGATTCTCGATTTTTCCATTTAGTATTCGAAGAAGAATTCGCGCGTTTGAAAGGGCATTTTGGTCCGATTAACTCTCTTGCTTTCCATCCCAATGGACGTAGCATATCGACGGGTGGTGAGGACGGTTATGTTCGTATTAATACATTCGACCAATCTTATTTCGATTTCCATTTCGAGTACTAA
- the LOC128872408 gene encoding glutamyl-tRNA(Gln) amidotransferase subunit B, mitochondrial: MLLRKRECIFVKKFYNNIQNWYQLRHTSTNLSEWKPTIGLEIHAQIATKSKLFSGASTNFQSPINSCVSLFDCAMPGTMPVLNKKCVEAGVLTALALSCKVNDVSMFERKHYFYPDLPAGYQITQHKNPLAVNGEIEFMVFNPGVHKKPYMKSSKLKQIQLEQDSGRSFHFEDIGKNLIDLNRAGIPLIELVFEPDLSDGEEAAALVKELCLILQMLETCSCKMEEGSLRVDANVSISKHNAPLGTRTELKNIGSTRAVSNAIDYEIRRQISILEAGGKITNETRAWDPAHKKTILMREKEDNHDYRFMPEPNLLPLRLHVNESIENKYNLIDVSSLKKYLPELPGQIREKMMKDLCVTPNLTIAIMSDLELLNLYLDILKGGKDRNAQTVAQILMSEVLAFLNRHKLELKFCTNNRHYIEEIIDLFQAKVINFIIIRKLLDKWPSELEKMPTQIIRENDWYSISDQKELEKICLETLEKYPKLVKKYKAGNTKVYKKILHEVVKITNERADMAEATKILTRLLS; the protein is encoded by the exons atgTTATTACGTAAAAGAGAAtgtatttttgtgaaaaagttttataataatatacagaaTTGGTATCAATTACGACACACCTCTACAAATCT GTCGGAATGGAAACCTACAATAGGATTGGAGATACATGCACAGATTGcaacaaaatcaaaattattttctggaGCTTCTACAAACTTCCAGAGTCCGATTAATTCTTGCGTTTCACTTTTTGACTGTGCAATGCCAGGAACAATGCCG gtgttaaataaaaagtgtgTAGAAGCTGGAGTATTAACTGCTTTGGCATTGTCATGTAAAGTAAACGATGTCTCaatgtttgaaagaaaacacTATTTCTATCCAGATTTACCT GCAGGATATCAAATTACGCAACACAAGAATCCCTTGGCTGTTAAtggagaaattgaatttatggTATTTAATCCAGGAGTACACAAGAAACCCTACATGAAATCATCTAAActtaaacaaatacaattaGAGCAAGATAGTGGAAGAAGTTTCCATTTTGAAGATATTGGAAA gAATTTAATTGATCTTAATCGTGCTGGGATACCTTTGATAGAATTAGTGTTTGAACCAGATCTATCGGATGGAGAGGAAGCAGCAGCACTTGTAAAAGAACtctgtttaattttacaaatgcTAGAAACATGTTCGTGTAAAATGGaag AGGGGTCATTACGAGTTGATGCAAATGTTTCTATAAGTAAACACAATGCGCCTTTAGGCACACgtacagaattaaaaaatattggaagtACGCGTGCAGTCAGTAATGCCATTGATTATGAAATACGGAGACagatttcaattttagaaGCAGGAGGTAAAATTACCAATGAGACTCGCGCATGGGATCCAGcacataaaaaaacaattcttatGCGTGAAAAAGAAGATAACCAC gATTATCGCTTTATGCCTGAACCAAATTTGCTTCCTTTACGTTTACACGTTAatgaaagtatagaaaataagtataatttaattgatgTTTCgtcattgaaaaaatatttacctgaACTACCAGGACAAATAAGAGAGAAAATGATGAAAGATTTATGCGTTACACCCAATTTAACGATAGCAATaatg AGTGATTTGGAATTATTGAATCTGTATCTTGACATATTGAAAGGAGGTAAAGATCGTAACGCTCAAACGGTAGCTCAGATTCTTATGAGCGAAGTTTTGGCTTTTCTAAATCGCCATAAATTGGAACTTAAATTTTG TACAAACAATCGACACTACATCGAAGAGATAATCGATTTATTCCAGGCCaaggtaataaattttataataataaggaAGTTATTAGACAAATGGCCCAGTGAACTCGAAAAAATGCCAACGCAG ATTATTAGAGAAAACGATTGGTATTCCATATCGGATCAAaaagaattggaaaaaatatgtttagaaacacttgaaaaatatcctaagcttgttaaaaaatacaagGCTGGAAACAccaaagtatataaaaaaattctgcaCGAAGTagtcaaaattacaaatgagCGTGCAGACATGGCTGAAGCAACAAAAATTCTTACGAGACTACTGAGttaa